In Bradyrhizobium sp. 170, the DNA window CGGAGAAACAGTGTATGGCCGAGCCGAGCAAAGAAGGAGGTTGAGGCGCGAGCGTATCAACTTCGCTGACTCTCTGTGACGCAATCGAGCGAGCCTATAGCGATCTGAGCAGCTCCCCAAGGAAGCCGCTTAAGATGAAGAAGTCTGCCGTTGCTCGTTCTGCTGAAGTGCGCCGCACTCTTGCGAAGCCGCAATTAACTCAGACGCTCCAGCGGACCCATTCCAGAAAGGCTCGATGCGAATAGAGAACGGCATAGCCCTGACCTATTGAAAACGGATGAGAACTTCAGAAGCAAGTGTGGAAAGGCGAAAATCATCTTCCAGGGACGTCTTGGCAGATGCAATCAAGCGGCGTCACGCGATTCTATTCGTTGGCGCCGGCGTCTCGATGGCTGTGGGGTTGCCGTCTTGGCAAAGCCTCGTCGATCACCTGCTGAAAGAGCTCGACCTCAGTCCCGACGTGATCGATGGAATGAGCGACGGTTATCAACTGCTGGCCGAATTTTATCGCCTGAAGCAGGGTGGAATGGGTCCTTTACGAAGTTGGCTGGATCGAACTTGGAAAGTCGCTCCGGATCGCGTCGCCGAGTCGCAGCTTCATAAACTCATCGTCGAGCTCGACTTTCCAGCCATTTACACCACTAACTATGACCGCAACCTCGAAACGGCGTTCGAAGTCCACAATAAACCTTACGCAAAGATCGCGAATGCGAAGCAGATGGCCGATGCTGCGGATGGCGTGACGCATATCATTAAGTATCATGGCGACTTCGACGACGATGCGTCGCTGGTTCTGACCGAGACCGATTTTCTTGACCGATTATCCTTCGACTCCCCTCTGGATATCAAGTTTCGCGCGGACGCCTTGGGTCGCACCATCCTGTTCATTGGATATAGCATGTCTGACCCCAACATCCGCCTGTTATTGCACGGCATTTGGCAGACTTGGGAAAGATCAGGTCACCGAGATCATCGTCCGCGCTCGTTTGTGTTCATGCCCTCATCGAACCCCGTGCAAGAGGCGATGCTCGCCCGCTGGGGAATTACGCTGTTGACGCCCGAAAGCGGAGCGTGCGCAGATGATGCGCTGGTGGCCTTCCTTGCAGATATCCATGCAAGAACCCGCCCTTCATGATCGCGAAGCCTGTTGGCTCCTGTCGCGCTCTCACCACCATCCGGTGGCCGCTGCCGCACGGAAAAATCATGCCCGCTGCCTGCGAGAGTCTTGGGAAGGCGGGCCAAGGCGGAGCAGCCACATAATTGTGGCCCGTCCGGTGGGGCCGTCGGACATCTATTCCTTGCCACCAGTTCTCGCCGTTTGCAGCTAACGCCAGAACAACGCGAGCAGCAGAATGACAGGAAGAGGAATGCCCAAGAGCCATAGCAGGGCGCCTCTGCCAAACGTCATCGTCAACTCCTCTTTTAGGTCTCTCTAGGATTCTAAACGAAAAAGCGCATCGGCAGTTCCCGAAAGGGAACAGAAGTTTGAACCCTGCGTTTCCACCACAGTATTGTTGAACTGGAGGAGTTCATCATGGCCTCGCGCACAGTGCCTAATGCCTTTTTCGGTTGGACCTGGTCAGCCGTACTGGCGGGAGTATTTGCTTCGTTGGTTGTTCAAATCCTGTTGACGATGCTGGGGTTCGGCATCGGTCTGCTCGCGATTGATGTCCCGACCGCTCAGGCCGCGCCTGCGGGCGCCAGCTGGGCCGCCTTCGTATGGTGGGCGGTATCGGGCATCATCGCCGCCTTTACGGGCGGCGCGGTCGCAGCTGCCAATTCGCCCGATCAGACGGGTCTCGGGCGAGTGGGACATGCCCTGGCCGCCTGG includes these proteins:
- a CDS encoding SIR2 family protein — protein: MRTSEASVERRKSSSRDVLADAIKRRHAILFVGAGVSMAVGLPSWQSLVDHLLKELDLSPDVIDGMSDGYQLLAEFYRLKQGGMGPLRSWLDRTWKVAPDRVAESQLHKLIVELDFPAIYTTNYDRNLETAFEVHNKPYAKIANAKQMADAADGVTHIIKYHGDFDDDASLVLTETDFLDRLSFDSPLDIKFRADALGRTILFIGYSMSDPNIRLLLHGIWQTWERSGHRDHRPRSFVFMPSSNPVQEAMLARWGITLLTPESGACADDALVAFLADIHARTRPS